Within Topomyia yanbarensis strain Yona2022 chromosome 2, ASM3024719v1, whole genome shotgun sequence, the genomic segment CGAGAAAAGTTGCATGTTTTTTGCTGAGGTGGTGGAGAGTGGCAAATTCGCGTAGATTGGTACGCTCGCGTCGGGAAGGATAATTTCGTACGATTTGCGTATCATTCTCGGTCGTTCCGCGAAGAATTGGCATATCGCGACGGGAAGGATTTTTTCGTTCGAATTGTGCCATTTTCGATTTCGTGTCGTGTAGGAACGGTACCCGCGCCGGGAAGGAGTCCGATTTTTCGATTCGTACCGTTTTTTTCGTTTCCGATATTTGAAGTGGTGGTAGTGTAGACCAGTGAAGTGGTACAATAATGGCAACCAAGACAGAAAAGAAGCTGTCAGAGTACGTGATCCAGCGGAAAGGGATCCTTGTAGTGCAGAAGGCAGTGGAAAAGTTCGCGGAGAATTTCGATTGCGATCGGGATGCGTGCCAAATTCCAATTCGCCTCGATTCACTGGACCGGATCTACAAGGAGTACCTGGAGGTACAAGGACAGATCGAGTTGTACGATAAACCGGAAATGTTGGATACCCATCTGCAAGAGAGAATGGATTTCGAGACGCGTTATTGTACGGTCAAAGGATTTCTGCTGTCCAATCGTGCTGCGGACCTCAACCCAACCATGCTGAACAGCACAATGGCGGCACCTGTTCATGCTTCGTCCTCGTTCCATCTACGATTACCCAAGATCGATCTTCCCAAGTTTAACGGTGATTTTTCGCGTTGGCTCGCATTCCGTGACACGTATACGTCGATGATCCACAGCAATGCAGATATTCCGACGGTTGCGAAGCTGCAGTACTTGCTGCAGTCGCTGGAGGGAGAAGCCCGAAAACCATTCGAGTCCGTAGACATTGAAGCGGACAACTACGCATCGACTTGGGAAGCATTGCTAAAGCGGTACGACAACAAGCGGTTCCTGAAGCGTCAGCTCTTCCGTGCTCTGTACGACCTCCCACCGGTCAAGCGAGAGAACCCTCCAGAAATCCAAGGATTGGCTGACGATTTTCACCGGCATGTGCGGGCTTTGGCAAAGTTAGGCGAGCCAGTCCATTATTGGGACACCCCATTGGTCAACCTCCTTTCCTACAAGTTGGATCCAACTACGCTACGTGCTTGGGAGGAAAAAACCAGCAATAACGACGACGTTACCTATGATATGCTGATCGAGTTCCTCTACCAGCGTGCCCGAATGCTGACGTCTGTCGTAACTGACCTACAATATCGGTCCCAACAACCGGTTATAGCCGAGGTGGCCGGTCCGATTCCAACCCCGAAGCCGTTCAAGGTGGCGTACAAGGCAGCTACCGTTGAACCGAACTACAGTGCTCCCTCGTGCCTCGCTTGTCCAGAGaagcatttcctcttccaatgcCCTGCATTTTCCGAGGTGTCCGTCCGCCAGCGCCGTGAGCTGGTTTCCCAAAAGCGCTTATGCTGGAATTGCTTCCGTACTGGACACCAAGCCCGGAACTGTACCTCCAAGTTCTCTTGCCGTTACTGTCACGAAAAACACCACTCCCTGCTGCACGAGTCAGAATCGTCGAAGATGCTATCGACTCCTGTTAACGAGGAAAGTCAGCCGATTCCCTCGACGTCCGCCCACGCTGACCCTTCAAGCTCGGCGAAATCGAACAGCCAAGTAAGCTTATCGGTTCAGGCTCAGCATAGTACAGTTTTACTGGAAACTGTTTCCCTCTTCGTCGTAGGTCAGAATGGCAAGAAGATCCCCGCACGCGCACTTCTAGATTCCGGATCCATGTGTAACTTCATCACCAAGAAGCTTGCAAATTCCCTGAACCTTCATCGCACCAAGGTGGATATCGCAGTAGCTGGTATAGGAGAATCCACCAAGCAGATTAAGTGCCAATTAACTGCTATGATCGAGTCGAAGTCGACACCGTACTCCACCAAGCTTGAGTTCCTGATCCTCAAGAGACCGACGGTCAACCTTCCGACCGTTCCGATCGACATTTCTGCGTGGAATCTTCCCAAGTTGTCGTTGGCAGACCCCAGATTCCACATCCCATCCGACATTGACATGGTTGTCGGTGGTGAAGCGTATCATGAGCTGCATCCTGGCAGCAAGCGTTCCCTGGGAGAGGGACTACCGTTGCTAATAGAGACGGTGTTCGGATGGACTGTTTCCGGGAAGATATCCATCAATCATCCCACCATTCCCCGCATCTGCCATCTAACCACTGTCGATCGAAGCTTAGAACAAGCGTTGCAGAAGTTCTGGGAGCTAGAAGCTGTTGAGCCGTGTTCTGTGTATTCCGTAGAAGAAAAACAGTGTGAAGAACTTTACGCTACTACCACCACTCGCGATTCGTCCGGTCGTTATCTCGTCCGTTTGCCACTCACCCGTGATCCGCTAGTCAACCTCGGCGAATCCAGAGCCATCGCCGAACGTCGGTTTCTGAGCCTTGAGAAGCGACTAGAGCGGGATCCACCCACCAAGGATGCATACTGCAAGTTCATGGACGAATACGAACGAATGGCGCACATGAAGAAACTCGTCGATCCAGTAGACGATGTGAACCCGCACTGCTACCTCCCGCACCATCCTGTGTTCAAGGAATCCAGCACAACAACGAAGGTCCGAGTTGTTTCCGACGCGTCGTGTAAAACATCGTCAGGATTTTCCGTCAACGATAAGCAGCTCGTTGGTCCTGTCGTCCAGGAGGACCTGTTGTCTATCGTCATGAGGTTCCGCACACACCCGATCGCCATCGTAGCCGACATCGAGAAGATGTACCGACAGATTCAGCTGCATCCCAAGGACCGACCGCTTCAACGCATTCTCTGGCGTTCCAACCGCGACGATCCGCTCATATCGTACGAGCTCCAAACCGTTACGTACGGTTTTGCATCCGCGCCATTCCTGGCAACTCGCACCCTCCTACAAGTTGCACAGGACGAAGGCGACAAGTACCCCGCCTCCGTAGATGCTGTGAAGCAGGATTTTTACGTCGATGACTTTTTATCGGGAGCTGACGATGTCCAATCCGCAATCCGCCTTCGCCAAGAAGTTTCCGCCATGCTTACGTCAGCTGGCCTTCCGTTAAAGAAGTGGGCATCCAATTCCTCCGAAGTCCTTGCGCAAGTCCCGCAAGAAGATCTCGCTCTACTACCACTGCATGATCTCCAGGACGAACAATCCATATCCACCTTAGGACTCGTTTGGGAGCCGAAGTCCGATACGATGCGCTTCAAGGTCCAGTTGCCGTTACCAGCACCCGTCCTGACCAAAAGGAAGGTTATGTCCTACATTGCGCAGATCTTCGACCCACTAGGGCTAGTTGGCCCGACAATCACCGTAGCGAAGCTGTTCATGCAGCGCCTATGGGCATTGAAGACCGACGCAGGAGATTCATACGAGTGGGATCGTCCGCTGCCTCCGCGTCTACAAGGCGAATGGAAGGAATTCCATGGTACGCTAGATGCAATCTCCAAAATCCGCATTCCCAGATTCGTGTCGCAGATCAAGACCGAAACCATCCAGCTCCACTTTTTCTCCGATGCTTCAGAGAAGGCATATGGTGCATGCTGCTACGTCCGTTCTGAGTCAGCTGCAGGGATTCGTGTTCAGCTGCTAACGTCAAAATCCAAGGTCGCACCGTTAGCCACCTGCCAATCGATTGCGCGCCTAGAGTTGTGTGCCGCTGTGTTGTCGGTTAGCCTATATGAGAAGGTGATGAAGTCCCTTAAGACATCGTGCGAAGTGTTCTTCTGGGTTGATTCGACGATAGTTTTCTACTGGCTACAATCGTGCCCGTCGCGCTGGAAAACGTTCGTGGCAAACCGAGTGTCCACAGTCCAATCCTCTACCGCATCTTGTTCCTGGCAGCACGTTCCCGGAGAATCCAACCCAGCAGACCTTATATCACGAGGTGTCAATCCAACCGATATCGTGAACCACGAGTTTTGGTGGATAGGACCGCAATGGTTAGGGGTTTTGCCACACCATTGGCCACGCACTGTGCTGCCAGCGTTCGATTTATCCACAATGCCAGAGAGCAAAGGCAATGTCGCCGTAACGGTAGCCGAACCATCGTTTTCCGCTCGACTGTTCAGTCGCTACTCCAGCTTTACAAAGCTACGACGTTCCATCGCGTATTGGATGCGATATTTCCGCTCTCTACGAGCTGCCGTGCAGAAAACCAAGCCAGAGCCGTTTGACTCGCTTTCAACGGCCGATCTACGCGAGGCTGATTTAGCCTTGTGTCGCGTAGCCCAACGGGAGATGTTCTCCAAGGAGCTCTCTAAAATAACCAGACGTGAACCCCTTCCCGCATCGTTAAAGTGGTTGAAACCGACGATGTATAAAGATGGCGTTATTCGAGTCGGTGGGAGACTCAAATACGCCGTAGTTTCGGAAGAAATGAAGCACCCGATAATGCTGCTTGCGAAGCATCCGCTGTCCGTGTTGTTGACCGAGTACTACCACAGCAATCTGCTACATGCAGGACCACAACTGACGCTAACTACACTGCGTCAGAAGTACTGGGTGATTGGAGGACGCGACCTCGTTCGCCGCACGTACCATCAGTGCCACACGTGTTTTCGCAGCAAGCCCCGTTTGATCCAGCAAACCGTAGCAGACCTGCCGTCCTCGCGAGTCTCGCCAACTAGACCGTTCTCCGTATGCGGTGTAGACTATTGTGGACCTGTCTACATTAAATCGCTGATACGCAACCGTGCACCTACGAAGGCATACATCGCGATCTTCGTGTGTTTCTCCACCCGCGCTGTCCACATCGAACTGGTCTCTGACCTATCCACGCCAGCCTTTCTGGCTGCCCTCCGCCGTTTCGTCGCCCGCAGAGGAAGAATGAGGGAGATCCATAGCGACAACGGCACCGCATTCAAGGGAGCGTCCAATGCACTCAACCGAATCCACCACATGCTAAAGTCCGATCAGGGTGGACGAAAGCAGATCCTCGACTGGTGTTCCGAGAATGAGATCATGTGGCGATTCATTCCACCTCGCGCTCCGCACTTCGGCGGTCTGTGGGAAGCAGCCGTCAAGTCAGCAAAGCACCATCTGCTTCGTGAGATCGGCAGTGTGAATGTCAGCTACGAGGACATGATAACCATACTCGCCCAGATCGAGATGTGTCTAAACTCCAGACCTCTCACTGCCATACCGTCCGATCCGTCAGACCTGGAAGCTCTGACCCCAGGCCATTTCCTGGTGGGAACCAGCCTACAAGCCGTTCTAGAGCCGTCACTTTGCGATGTACCCGACAATCGACTTTCACATTGGCAGCTCACCCAGAAGCGTGTCCAAAGGATTTGGGCAAGGTGGTATCCCGAGTACCTTCAGCAGCTGCAGTCACGAGCAACGAAGCAGTACCCCAAGGTCACCATTGAACCCGGACGAGTTGTGGTGATCAAGGACGAATGTCTGCCGCCAACTCAATGGCCACTCGGAAAAATCATCCAGGTACACCCGAACAAGGATGGAATTGTTCGCGTTGTCACCCTGAAAACCGCCACATCCGATTCAGTTGTCCGTCCAGTCGTGAAACTGGCCTTGCTTCCGACACCGGAAACGCAGTCCACAGCGTCTGATCCCAGTTCGGACGAAGAATAGAAGAAGTACAAGCAAGAAATGAATTTGAAGTATCCGTGCTACTTCAAGGTGGCCGGAATGTTGATGCgtgaatttaaattaaaaagaacTACCTAAAACTAAgcctaaatttaaattaatctaaacctaaatgaattaaatctaaACTTTTAATTATAAATCATATTCAATCAAACCtaattaaatgcaaaaaaactaccaccaaaaaccccaaaccAAATTGATGAACCACCCTACGAATCCACTATGTTTGCCGATCAACATAATGAGCGATCGCAGAACGAGAGTACACCAAACAGTGATCGCACAATACAACCAAACGATCATGATATACGGGTAGGTAGAACCGTCAGCTGTGGAAGACGGAATGTGTGAAAATCAGCTGACAAAGGCAGTTGACAATCATACGTCGGTCGATCAAGTCAGTGCGTACCCCGCTATAAGTCCGTACTCGTTAGTGATAATTTGATCATCATATTCGAGTTGTGAATTCTTCCCGCAAACAAACCCCGAGTGCAGTGAAATATAGCAAGTTTTCTAGCGAAGAAAGGACGATTTGACTTGCTAATTGTGGTGTAGTGTAAATTTACTATCCCTGTCCAAAAAGGGGGAAAAGTGCAGTGCGGCAAAAAGGACGTTTAGTGCCAAGAAGAAATCGGTTGTACAGGATATTGGAGGCAGATTGTATTGCTCAGCGACGATCTTTCTGGGCCGCCTACCACAGGCGGAAGCAAAACCTTCGAACGGGAACCCATCAAGTAAGTCGCCccaacagcaattgcaatcaactagtatataaaaattgataggccgctatttttaatacaaaaataatcactaaataattataatacatatagttgagaccaattatattgtctatttatttatgtagacaactctattttatattcttcttgatgaaaattaacgatgaaacgtctacctgttcaataatgaaaaaagaattagaatcaggcaacataccattgagatatggccttttgaagtaaacatttcagctttcatctatttttttcttaatttacacattatatttaacgtttggtagacaaccctatttccatattttttcagtgcaccatataaataacacctttcgtgcattatatttatgtaataaaatggtAACGTTTTTCCTTCAAAagtcgcgacacgtataaacgatctaaatagtcaatggacaaacatggattcacgcttgaagtctggtagaaaacccatctatgaccgcataccacatccaaactgttataactttcgattccgtcaatgaaatattttcaaacttgcaagggatatacttgattactatatctttcgaattccatgtgcgaaataagtagacaaatatgttttttgtttatagagattggaccaaacccgtgggtgtttgctggtagccttatgaaacgtatcataaaacttcaaatcgccatatatctcgaatccctcgatggatcattttgaaattcactgagaagatgcttggatactgtatctttcgaatgccttatgccaaatttatggtcatttttttttagttaataacggttttaggaacaccgtgatagagaacagtagataaaatttgaacaaaattaagacgcttttgaaagatgctgggtaatgcagcaaaatggaacagtttttttttgtcacagatatatttgtttcttctttttttcttcactcattctggagtatgcttgatgtaatcttgaatcaacctttttgctcgttagcatcttgtgggatatatttggcctaaatttcaactttatatttgatcaaactcgtCCAGtcatttgatttcgattgagaatcctgattgacagtttcatgaaggatagaaaaataattcgatgagatttatgttcaagtttgttaacttttgggaatcgctgtacattgaacggaaatcgcaatagtaaatgagaaataaaggttttgtctaatgtacgaagatagcgatctcaatataaaagtagatatagaaagtataGCCTTTACCCCaaagacgtgttgctgttaatgtcCTCAGATTCtaaactgaactggcaactctgtcttcttgatatgttgtctttgctcttatcccatattatgagggaaatcttcaataatcagacttgtattactttgataatttactgaatgtatggtccagcctgctattttcttgttcgttttctgttgtgatccgtgtacaacgagtaacgactccggaatttcttcttaaaggaaattatgaaacatggttttgttcttttttctaagattatttgaagtgtgttcgatttgaaaataaaatttgaggacaagcaaaaatctacatctataaattctgaataaatgaatctaccccaaaagataacaaacatggatccaaaactcgaagagcttttttacatttcttataaaagaaatgtatagaattcgctcaaactttcaagattttttccgaggcccggagggccgagtcttatataccaatcgactcagctcgacgatttgggacaatgtctgtgtgtgtgtgtgtctctgtgtgtgtatgtaacggacaaattctcattcgtgtttctcagcaatggctgaaccgatcttatccaaaccaattttaaatgaaagaactaaaaaacagtatgaacgctattaatttgtttttgattctgatgtttagtttccaagatatgaatgtttgaattcgtaaaaatggcgtttttcgcggtttttttaaattatttgccgaaattgacaatataggtttatttatttatttattgtttattttgggttttaaccgttaggtcattcgcccataaaaagaaaaagagGATTACAGAGTTTACaagtatttttacaaatttttacgcaGTATTTGTTGGTGAGATTCTTGGTTGTCTGTGTTGCATAATTGTGGGTTTGGTTAGTTTTATAAACTGTCAAAGAGGCCGGCGCCTTTAAGGAAACAGATTATAATTTCCTCTCTGGCCGGGTCGTTGGACAGGGCGTCTCTGATGGATAGCGGGAGGTCAGTTCTGGTCCGAAGATCTCGATATTCTACACAATTAATGAGAATGTGTTCCACCGTTTTCCGGGTCCCACATGTGGAGCAGATGGGAGGGGGGACGTTGGACACGGTGTGCGCGTGGGTGATTCTGGTGTGTCCAGTTCGGAGTCTGGAGAGAGCTTTTTGTTCCTGCATGTTGTCTCGGTCTGTCCATTTTTGGTGGGTGCCTTTGATTTTTTGTAGGTGTCCTTGGGATGACTGCCAGTACCTGGTGAATTCGATTTCTACTTTCTGTTTGAATGCTCTGATGATGTCGCAGGTAGGAACTTCTTGGGAGATCATGGTGCGGGCTTTACGTCCGATGGCTGCCAGGCGGTCTGCCTCGCAGTTGCCCTTAATGTCGCTGTGGCCGGGGACCCACACTAATGTAGTGAGGGTGTCGCAGTTAGCTTCTATTGCTTGCACGTACGGGTGTTTGGAGGTTCCAGTCTCGAGCGCAGTTAGGACCGAAAGGGAGTCCGAAAATACAGCCGTAGGTGTATCGGTGGGTTTTTGGGTGATTGCGGTGAAGATTGCAGCTGCTTCAGCTGAGAAGACAGAGCAAGAAGCTGCCAAGCGAAGTGATAGACCAGCTCTGATTCCGCTTACTCCTGCTCCTACTTCCTCGTTTAGCTTGGAACCGTCGGTGAATAGATGTAGGTGATTGTTGTACTTCTGGTTGACAAGTTTGTTGAACTCGATCCGCGCGAGTTTTGTGGGGTCACCTGCTTTGATTTTCCGACTTAAGCTGGTGTCTATGTTGGGACCTCTGTCATACCATGGTCGGTCCCAGACCCGATGTAGCCGAGCGATTTTCGGTAGGGGTTCACTGGTGTAGTTGGCGTGGATGTCTCTCGCAGTGTTGAGGATGGAGCAGTCGTTGCCAGATGTTTTCTCTAAGTAGAGTAGTGCTCTTTTAAGTGCCGCGACGGCAGCCTCCCATCGGAACGGGAGTATTCCAGCCTCGACGCAGGCAGCTTCTGCTGGGGTGCTGGGAAGCAGGCCTGAAGCGAGTCTTACCGCCCCGTTGTACAATGGTGCAAGGATGGAGATGAGTCCGTCGATGTTCCGGCAGGTTAGTTCCAGTCCGTAGAAAATGCGGCTGTTGATGAGGGCTTGGCTGACGTTGAGGGCCGTTCTGCGGTTGCATCTGGTGTGTCGGGTGCTGATGGCTCTTTCTACTTTCACAATCTTTTTTGAGTTGGCGGAAGTGTGGAAGTAGGGTCATTTTCCTGTCGATCACTATTCCTAGTATTCGCGGTTCCTTTCGGAATGGGATGATGTTGCCGTTTAGTGTCACTGGTCGGCCAGTTGCGATGTGGTGAGAACCGCAACAGTGTGCGATAGCACTTTTTTGGGCGGATAGGCTGAAGCCTACGGAATTCGTCCAACGTCCGACCGCGCTAACTGCTGCTTGGAGTTTTCTTCGGATTATGGCGAGACTTTTTCCAACGACTATGAGGATGATGTCATCTGCATAGACCAGGATGTATACTCCTTTGGGTAGGGAGTCGAAGACTGTGTTCATTCCGACCAGGAACAGTGTCGCAGCCAATACAGATCCTTGGGGTACGCCGTTACTTTCTTTGTAGAGATCAGAGAGTGTACCGCCTATGCCGACTCTGAAACTTCGGTTTGAAAGGTATTGCCGGAGGATAGCGCCAAGATTCCCCCGGATCCCCCACTGGTGTAGTTGTCGAAGTATGCCTTCCCTCCATACGGTGTTGTATGCTTTAGTCACATCGAGTATGGCCAGTGCGTCGTTGATGATTTCTCCAAATGTCCCTAGGTGTACTCCGGTACCGAGTCCTTTTCGGAACGCAAATTGTCTGCGGTCCAGCAGGTTTCCTTCCTCTAATACACTTGTGAGTCGTCGATTGACCAGTCTTTCGAATGTCTTGGCTACACAGGAGAGTAGGCTTATTGGCCTGAAGTCACTGGGAGATCTGCTTCCCTGGTTCCTTTTGGGTATCGGTATTATCAGTGCGGTCCGCCAGCTGTCTGAGTTGGGCCCGCCTTCCCAGATCCTGTTGAAGGCTTCTAAGAGCGCTCTTTTTCCAGTTGGGGGTAGATGTTTGATCATGGGGTACCCAATGTCGTCGAGGCCGGTGGATTTTCCATGGATGCGGCCTAAAGCTGTCGCCAGTTCATTGGTGGAGAAAGGCCGGTTATATGTGTGGCTCGAGTCAGGGATGAAAGTGATTGGCGAGAGTTCGCGGGTTTCTTTTCGTTTTGAGAAGTTGGTGGGACGTGAATCGTTAGATGATAGTGACTCGAAGTATCTTCCAATTTCGTTGGCTATTTCTCCCGGGTTTACTATTGCGGTGCCGTTTAGGGAAAGTGTGAAGCCTCTTTGTCTGCGTTTTCCGTTGAGGGCGTTGATTCTTCGCCACAATTCAGCTGTAGAGGAGTCTGCGTTGATACCGTCCAGGAAGCGGGACCAGCTCGCTGATTTCGCTTCTTCTACTGCTTTTCTTGCGGTGGTTCTTAGATGGCGGAAATTTGCTGCGAGTACTTCCCATTGTGGGTTATTGGGTGTGGTTCTCTTCAGGGCACGAAGAGCTTTCCGCCTTGATCTCAGGATGTTGGCGACTTCAGGGTTCCACCAATGGACACTACGTTTTGGTGGGGTACCTTTTGTTCGTGGGATGCATGGTGTTGCGGCCTCGGACATAATTTCTGCTAGCTCCTCTGGCGAGTATTGTCGATCGCGATCAATTGCATCCAGTATCCTTTCTTCATATGCAGACCAGTCCGCTTGTTCGAAGATCCAACGCCTGCGTCGAGATGTGGTTGGGAATGAGCGACCGTAAGATATTGAAATTGGGAAGTGATCACTGTTCCCTGGATCTGGCAGTACTGCCCAACCGCAGGAACTTGCAATCGAGCTGGAACACATCGTCACGTCAAGGGCAGATGAAGCTCGACCCCTGAGGAAAGTAATGCTTCCGTCGTTCAAGGTGATGGCGTTGGTTTCCTCCACCACTTTGGCGATGGCGTTGCCCCTATGGCAGCACTTCGAGGAGCCCCACATGGTATGGTGTGCGTTGAGATCTCCCATTATTAAGAATGGGGTTGGCAGTTGTCTGACTAGATTCCGGAGTTTATTCCCGACGTCGTTGACTTCTTGTgggatgtatttttttttttttttttcatacgtttatttgacacggcatttgcaatagctttttacgccagtttctttttttacatagcacgttacaaaaatccttaagactaattttaactatactagtactttgtctaaaactaacactgaaatcactttattgtttgcttttttccttacattgttgtatttcatactgatctagtattttcgggtgtatttatttacttttttttctgttattgtctaaatttaaaaactaaatattctaggttcctttaattggtgaatgattagccttggatgagagtatgaggagatgaatttaattaaattttgacagacgctgtttttagaaaatgatagataagttccatgtatagaggatcgcgatacgccaggatgtctctaacaggaacatggattggtcttcctcggacttgtaaagaatctactaattgtgatctggcttcacgatattcagtgcaggaccaaacaacatgctcaatgtcatggtaaccttctccacaagcacaatgattaccctcagcgagcccaatacgacggagatgcgcatctaaagtataatgattggacatgagcctagacatcacacggatgaagtcccgacttacatccaatcatttgaaccatgccttcgttgatactttaggggtaattgagtgtagccatcgtcccatatctccattgtcccaagatgtttgccaactagcaagtgtcctctgtcgagaagcgctataaaattcattgtaagcgatgggtctttcatatatttcaccatctagtgcaccaatcttggctaaattatcagctttctcattgcccgcaatagagcaatgggcggggagccacactagggtaaatttataacattttcttgtcaggttactcagagattctcgtatcttccccaaaaagaatggatcgtgattatcaatcctctttgagcgtagagctgcaattgtgctgagactatcagtgaggataaagtaatggttcgggggtaaagtattaattatttgcaaactatagtgaactgctgctagttccgctatataaacagaggcgggttctgcaagtttgagagaaattgaaaaattattgttgaaaataccgaaaccagtggcctcactgattcgtgacccatcagtgtaaaacattttaaggcagtctatgtgttgatatttacttgtgaatattttagggatctcccgcgagcgtagatgatccggaattccacgaatctctgcttgcatggacgtgtcgaagaataaagtggattcaggaatatctagtatattgacgtatgtgggaacatacctagcaggcgttatttcttgtgacatgtgattgaaatacactgtcatgaatctggtttggggttgaagctcgacaagtctttcaaaattttcaattaccagtgggttcataacctcacatcgaataagtaaacgagaagaaagatcccagaatcggtcttttaaaggaagaactcccgctagtacttcaagactcatcgtatgggtcgactgcatgcaacctaaggcaattcgtaaacagcgatactgtatccgttccagtttaataatgtgagtgttcgcagctgaacggaaacagatgcacccatattccattactgaaagtattgttgtttgatacaatcttatcatgtcacttggatgagaaccccaccatgatccagttattgttcgcagaaaatttatcctttgttggcatttcgttattagatacctaatgtggcctccccatgtgcctttagaatcgaaccaaattccaaggtatttaaaagtcaggacttgggctatcgttctaccaaccaactgaagctgaagctgagctggatcacgcttccttgaaaaaacaaccaactctgttttctccgtagagaaatcgatgcctaaattcaaagcccaacttgataaattatccaaa encodes:
- the LOC131680246 gene encoding uncharacterized protein LOC131680246; the protein is MATKTEKKLSEYVIQRKGILVVQKAVEKFAENFDCDRDACQIPIRLDSLDRIYKEYLEVQGQIELYDKPEMLDTHLQERMDFETRYCTVKGFLLSNRAADLNPTMLNSTMAAPVHASSSFHLRLPKIDLPKFNGDFSRWLAFRDTYTSMIHSNADIPTVAKLQYLLQSLEGEARKPFESVDIEADNYASTWEALLKRYDNKRFLKRQLFRALYDLPPVKRENPPEIQGLADDFHRHVRALAKLGEPVHYWDTPLVNLLSYKLDPTTLRAWEEKTSNNDDVTYDMLIEFLYQRARMLTSVVTDLQYRSQQPVIAEVAGPIPTPKPFKVAYKAATVEPNYSAPSCLACPEKHFLFQCPAFSEVSVRQRRELVSQKRLCWNCFRTGHQARNCTSKFSCRYCHEKHHSLLHESESSKMLSTPVNEESQPIPSTSAHADPSSSAKSNSQVSLSVQAQHSTVLLETVSLFVVGQNGKKIPARALLDSGSMCNFITKKLANSLNLHRTKVDIAVAGIGESTKQIKCQLTAMIESKSTPYSTKLEFLILKRPTVNLPTVPIDISAWNLPKLSLADPRFHIPSDIDMVVGGEAYHELHPGSKRSLGEGLPLLIETVFGWTVSGKISINHPTIPRICHLTTVDRSLEQALQKFWELEAVEPCSVYSVEEKQCEELYATTTTRDSSGRYLVRLPLTRDPLVNLGESRAIAERRFLSLEKRLERDPPTKDAYCKFMDEYERMAHMKKLVDPVDDVNPHCYLPHHPVFKESSTTTKVRVVSDASCKTSSGFSVNDKQLVGPVVQEDLLSIVMRFRTHPIAIVADIEKMYRQIQLHPKDRPLQRILWRSNRDDPLISYELQTVTYGFASAPFLATRTLLQVAQDEGDKYPASVDAVKQDFYVDDFLSGADDVQSAIRLRQEVSAMLTSAGLPLKKWASNSSEVLAQVPQEDLALLPLHDLQDEQSISTLGLVWEPKSDTMRFKVQLPLPAPVLTKRKVMSYIAQIFDPLGLVGPTITVAKLFMQRLWALKTDAGDSYEWDRPLPPRLQGEWKEFHGTLDAISKIRIPRFVSQIKTETIQLHFFSDASEKAYGACCYVRSESAAGIRVQLLTSKSKVAPLATCQSIARLELCAAVLSVSLYEKVMKSLKTSCEVFFWVDSTIVFYWLQSCPSRWKTFVANRVSTVQSSTASCSWQHVPGESNPADLISRGVNPTDIVNHEFWWIGPQWLGVLPHHWPRTVLPAFDLSTMPESKGNVAVTVAEPSFSARLFSRYSSFTKLRRSIAYWMRYFRSLRAAVQKTKPEPFDSLSTADLREADLALCRVAQREMFSKELSKITRREPLPASLKWLKPTMYKDGVIRVGGRLKYAVVSEEMKHPIMLLAKHPLSVLLTEYYHSNLLHAGPQLTLTTLRQKYWVIGGRDLVRRTYHQCHTCFRSKPRLIQQTVADLPSSRVSPTRPFSVCGVDYCGPVYIKSLIRNRAPTKAYIAIFVCFSTRAVHIELVSDLSTPAFLAALRRFVARRGRMREIHSDNGTAFKGASNALNRIHHMLKSDQGGRKQILDWCSENEIMWRFIPPRAPHFGGLWEAAVKSAKHHLLREIGSVNVSYEDMITILAQIEMCLNSRPLTAIPSDPSDLEALTPGHFLVGTSLQAVLEPSLCDVPDNRLSHWQLTQKRVQRIWARWYPEYLQQLQSRATKQYPKVTIEPGRVVVIKDECLPPTQWPLGKIIQVHPNKDGIVRVVTLKTATSDSVVRPVVKLALLPTPETQSTASDPSSDEE